The Crateriforma spongiae sequence ATCTGGTGTCCTGGGTTTCGGCAGATCCCGCGGTCAACCAGTGGCTGATGCCGCTGGCGGTGGTGTTGGTCGTGGTGACCGCTTTGCCACTGTTCATTCGTCGTGGTCTGAAAACCGAACCGATGGACCCGACCCGCCGAGAATGGGTCACCCAAATTTTGCGTGCGGTGCATTTGCAACGGTTGGCCGTCCGTCGATGGGACACCGGCGGCACTGCGTTCAATGCGATGGTTGCGGGGATGTTTGATCCGTTGCGGACGATGCTGGTTAGCGACCGTTTGTTGGATCGTTTACCCGATGACCAGATTGCCATGGTCGTGCTGCATGAAGCGGCGCACGTTCGGCGACGCCACGTCCCGTTGCGGATGCTGTCGGTCTTGCCGGCCTGGGCGGCCGGAATGCTGGTCACCCGCATCGCGGGACAATCCGATTACGCCGTCACCTTGGGCACCGCGGCGGGCATTCTGTTCACGGTTTTGATTCTGCGAATCGTTTCGTACCGGACCGAACGCGACGCCGATCGGTATGCGTGTCGCTTGGCCGCTCAGATTGGCGGCCAGGTTCCTGGCGTACCGAGTACGATCGAACAAGCGGGGGCGTCTTTATCGGCCGCGCTGACTCGAATCACGGCCGATCATCCGTCGACGCGTCGCGCCACGTGGCTTCATCCCGGATTGGATGAACGGTTGGATTCTTTGCGAATCCACACCAGCCCGAAGCATAAAACGGCCACGGCCGGGACCATGGCGAATCCCGCGATGCCGTGAATCCACATCAATTCGTGCATCGCCTCGGTTCCAAACAGCGGCAACATGCATGCAAAGACGGTGGCGATCGTCACCCAGCCGGTGATCAGCACCAGCCAAAACCCGAATCGTTGACGCCGGTTGCTGGTGGTCGGATGGACCATCTTGCTGAAGCCAACGACGGCCAGCAGAGGCAATCCGAAGACCAATGCCCCGCTGGCGGCCATGTGGGCCATCAACATGGAACCGCCCAAGTGATCCGATGACAGGGAAGGCAACGAAGTGATGGTCAGCAAAATGACCACCGCCGCAACGGCAAACGCGATGATGGTGACCAGTCGTGACTGCATGACTTGGCGGGCTTGAAACTGGGGCGGCGTGTTCAAGGTAGTCTTCTACGTCCTTGCGTCGGCAAGCGGTTGGGGGTAGGCGGGACGTCGGTGCCGCCGACACATTGGGATTCGTCGGCAAGCGGCCGGAAATGGGGACCGCGTCTAGGCGAAATGACGTCGGTACAGTCTAATACTTCGTCACACCGACCGGCACCCGTCCGTTGCCCCCCGCGACATTGCCACCGTCGATCGACACCTTCAAGGCGGTCGATTGGACGCCCGGCATGCCACGGTTTCGACGCCCGGTCGGCTTAGAAAGACGGATTTTTGACCAAGCAATTTCGCGATTTTTCCCCAACACTATTTCGCAGATGACCGACGAAGCTGAAAACGATTTCACGCCCCCGGGTGCCGATGATTTTGTCGTTTCCGAAGACAGTCTGGACGAACACGGTTTCGCCTCCGTCTGGAACATCGTCTCGTCGACCGTTGGCGACGATCTGTATCGGACGCGCGAAGTCGCCGGACGTCTGATGGGATTTCTGTGCAAACACGAATGTGACTTCGTCGTCACCAGTTCGGCCAACGCGGAATACCTGGATCAGAAATTCGAGCAGGACAAAAAACTGCTGCACGACTGGAAGGCCGAAAGCGAGATGGTCGACATCATCGCTCAGCATGCCGAAGTGCACTTCAAAACCATGAAGCTGTTCTTGGCCAACCGCCGGTACAAGCCGGACGCGAACTACAGCCCCACGCGGGCGAATCGCAAGAAGTGGTTCGAGGAAACCTGGAACGTCGGCTGATTCCGCTTCGGCGGAATTGAATTTGGCTGAATCGACGTCGAAGAGCCGTTGATCGCAGCATCTCGGCCACGCCGAAGGCGTCGTCGTCGTCCAAAGCCGTCGGTGACGATTTGTTTTCGGGCGCGTGCAAACGCGTCGCGGGATCGACCGCCGTGTTGATCGATGGCTGTTTCATTTGGAGCGTTGATCATCCTGGTCGATGATCGGCGACCCTTGTCCGAGCGTATCGTGTCCCAGTGCAACGGATTTGCGCTGCGCCGACGCGGGTCAGACCTGTGCGAATCGCAACGGAGTAACGATGGCGCGAAACGAACAATTGATCCGTCAGCACAAACTGTTGCAGCTGATGGAAATTTCGCGATTCGGCCGCACGCTGGACGAATTACGCGACGATTTGGTCGCCGATCTTGGTTTGACCAAGCTGCATTCGCGCACCGTTCGACGTGATCTGGAAGCACTGCAGGCGGCGGGATTTGCCATTCAAAGCGAAGTGGTGGATCGGGGCCGCGTCTACAAGATCGGCCAGTTCAACCAGAACGCCGTACACGAAGTCGGCGTGTCGGCGACCGAAATGATCGCGTTGGCCATCGGCCGCGAACTGCTGCACCCGCTGATCGGCACCCAGTATTGGCGTGGCATCGAAACGTTTTGGAACAAGTTGCAAGAGACCGTTCCCGACGGCGTTTATGACCACTACCAGCGGTATCGCAAGACGCTGCACGTATTCGGTTCGCCAGCCAAAAGTTACGAGGAACACGCCGGAACTCTGAAGACGATCAACCGCGCGATTGTCGAACACCGTGTCGTGGAAATCGAATACGCATCGGTCGGCAATCCCGTGCGACAGCGTCGTCTGGAACCTTATGGTTTGGCGGTTTATCAGGGCAGCATTTACGTCGTCGCAGTCGAATCGGGGATTCCCAATCCGGACAACCAAACGACCGGCCAACGGCTGAGAAATTGGAAACTCGATCGCTTTCAAAGCGCCGTCGCGCTCAGCGAATACTTCACGCCCGACGAATCGGTCGACATCTCCAAGCATCTCAGCAAAAGCATCGGTATCTTCTCCGGTGAAAACCCGACCAGCGTGAAGATCCGCTTGGGCAAACGGGCCGCTGCGTGGGTGCGTGAAGACCCTTGGCACCCCGAACAGCGGCTGGAACCTCGTGCCGACGGTGCGGCATTGCTGACCGTCCCCGCGTCGCACCCGCGGGAAGTCTTGCCGAAGGTGTTGTCGCTGGGGTTGGATGCCGAAGTATTGGGGCCGGCCGAATTTCGCGAAGCGGTCGCCGTTGCGGTCAAAGAGATGCACCGGCTGTATCAAGACGACGGGGAATCAGGCGACGATTCCGCGGGGACTTAGGCAAACTGGGGGCCTGGACGTCTGTGGACGCGGTAGATCGTCGCGTTCGTCGTTGCAATGGTCGATCGGACCGAAATGGGCGGTCGATCACGACGCCGTGGAACCAAATCGCGGGCTCGACCGGCGGAACGGACCTGGGGTTTCGCCTAGCGAACCCACTCGATTTTTCCTGACGCGTCGGGCGTCATCGGTTGGAATCCGTCTTCGGTCGGATCGTTGGCGTACATGTACGTGTAGGCGTATCCGAGCGAACCGCCCTGGTCGTCATAGGCTTCGACGATCACGCGGTGGTACAGGTCGGGCGACCCTGGTTGTTCCGCACCTTCGACCTTGTCCAAGGCGTGAATGACCTTGTCGATATCGTCGTCTTGGAACGTCCAAAGCTGGCCCACAACGGTATTTTCGCCTTGTCCGAGTGCCGGATAGTCTTCGCGGTCAAACAAGTTGGCGCGGATCGACGCATCCTGGATCGATTCAGGCTGAAGCGGCCAGCAGCTTTCGCGGCATTGCCCCTTCTTCAAGGTTCCATAAACAAAAACGGCATTCGGAGATTCTGGGATAGACATTGCAATCGGACAGCTGTGCAAGAAAGAATCGTTCGCGCATCATGACGGGTCATGATTCGGTGGCCGGGTCGAAAAATCCTGACCGGCGGCCTCCGTTGAATCCTATGTCGCCCATCGTATCAATTTCGAACCAAAACGTATGTCGCTGGAACCTGATTTCGTCGCCGCCCTGGATTCGCACGGGATCGAGCTGGATCCTGCGCAGGCGAAACAGCTGCAGGACTACGCCCAACTGGTGTGGCAATGGAATGAGAAACTGAATCTGACGCGACACACCACATGGGACCTGTTCGTCGGGCGTGATCTGAGGGACTGTTTGCAATTGGCACCGTTGCTGGAGGCCGATGAAGAGGTCTTGGACGTCGGCAGCGGTAACGGTGTGCCGGGGATTCCGATCGCAATTTTGCGGCCTGATCTGCAGATGTCATTGGCCGAATCGGTGGGCAAGCGGGCGAAGGTGTTGGACGACATCGTGTCCGATTTGAACCTGCCGGTGACGGTTTACGGTGCCCGCGGCGAACATCTTTTGGAAGATTTTCGATTCACCACGATCATCGCCCGCGCGGTCGGCAGCTTGACCAAGTTTTGCCGATGGATCGAGCCGCATTGGACCAACGTTGATCGGCTTTTGCTGATCAAAGGCCCCAAATGGGTGGACGAACGGGGCGAAGCCCGACATCACGGGCTGATGAAAGGTCTGGAATTGCGACGCGTCGTTTCGTATCCATTGGCCGCCGACGGGCCAGACGAAGGCGTCATCTTGCAACTCAACCGCGCCGGCCGGTTCGGTTGACGGTCGATAGCGACCTATGATGTCGCACCATTCGATCTATACTCGCGGCATCCCACGATCGACGTGGCCCTCGGGGCACCGTATTGACCAGAGATTCATGCCGGCCGGATGACAGTCCGGGTGGTTCTGGTTTCCCTCTTTGTCACTTATCGCCAGTTTTCCTCATCGGACCAGACGGGTTGATGACCGATTATCGACTGACGCACCTGAAGCAATTAGAAGCGGAAAGTATTCATATTTTTCGCGAAGTCGTCGCCGAGTTTTCCAAGCCGGTGATGCTGTATTCGATCGGCAAAGACAGCGCGGTGCTGCTGCATCTGGCCATGAAGGCATTCCATCCCGGAAAGTTGCCGTTTCCTTTGCTGCACGTCGACACGACGTACAAGTTCAAGGACATGATCGACTTTCGCGAAAACTACGTTCGCAAAGAATTGGGATTGGACGTCCTGGTGCATACCAACCAGGAAGGTTTGAAGCTGAACATCCCGCCGTGGGAAGACAGCGAACGTCACACCGAGATCATGAAGACCGACGCGCTGAAGGCGGCGCTGGACAAGTACCAGTTCGATGCCGCATTCGGTGGTGCACGGCGTGACGAAGAAAAAAGTCGCGCGAAAGAACGCGTCTTCAGCTTCCGCGACAAGTCGCACCGTTGGGATCCGAAGAACCAACGTCCCGAATTGTGGAACCTGTACAACGGACGCGTCAACAAAGGCGAATCGATCCGCGTGTTCCCGATGAGCAATTGGACGGAGTTGGATGTTTGGCAATACATCCACTTGGAAAACATCCCCATCGTGCCGCTGTATTTGTCGGCACCACGACCCGTCGTCAACCGTGACGGGCTGTTGTTGATGCGTGACGACGATCGTATGCCGCTGCTGCCCGGTGAAAAGGAAGAAGTCAAAATGGTGCGGTTCCGCACCCTGGGTTGTTACCCGTTGTCCGGCGCGGTCGAAAGCGAAGCGACCACGTTGCCCGAAGTCATCCAAGAAATGTTGCTGGCAACGACCAGCGAACGCCAAGGCCGAATCATCGACCAGGACGAAGGCGGTGCGGGCATGGAAGAAAAGAAACGTCGGGGATATTTCTAGCCCATCGACGTTGGCCCACGCCGCACCCAAACGTCGCGGCGATGCGGGCCGTTTTCAATCGCACGGATCGGACGATCCCGTGTTTCCAAATGCTTTTTCGCTGACCGCTTTTCGCACACTGTCCTCAAAATCCTTTCACATCCATGTCCCATAAATCTGATCTGATCGCGACCGACATTGATGCTTACCTGAAGCAGCACGAACAGAAACAGTTGCTGCGGTTCATCACGTGTGGCAGTGTGGATGACGGCAAAAGCACGCTGATCGGGCGGCTGTTGTACGACAGCAAGATGATTTACGAGGATCAGCTGGCCCAAATCGAAGCAGACAGCAAGATCGTCGGGACGACCGGCGGCAGTTTCGACCCGGCGTTGTTGACCGATGGTTTGAAAGCCGAACGCGAACAGGGCATCACGATCGATGTCGCTTATCGCTATTTCAGCACGGCGAAGCGGAAATTCATCATCGCCGATACGCCCGGGCACGAACAATACACGCGAAACATGGCCACCGGTGGCAGCACCGCGGACTTGGCCGTGATTCTGATCGATGCCCGGCACGGCGTGCTGACGCAAACCAAACGACACAGCTTTATCGTGTCGTTATTGGGGATCCGGCACGTGGTCATTGCGGTCAACAAGATGGACTTGATTGACCACAGCGAAGAAAAATTCAACAAGATCTGCGACGACTATCGCGGGTTCGCAACCAAGTTGGATCTTCCCGATCTGCATTTCATTCCCATCAGCGCGCTGAACGGCGACAACCTGGTCGACCCCAGCGAAAACATGCCGTGGTATCGCGGCAGCACGTTGATGAACTTCTTGGAAACGGTCTACATCGGCAGCGACCGAAACCTGCAGGATTTCCGCTTCCCCGTCCAATACGTCAATCGACCCAATCTGGACTTTCGTGGGTTCTGTGGAACGATCGCCTCGGGAACGATCCGGGTGGGCGAAGAAGTGGTGTCGCTGCCCAGCAAACAGACCAGCACCGTCAAAAGCATCGTGACCTACGACGGTGATCTGGACGAAGCGTTTGCACCGCTGTCGGTCACGCTGACGCTGAACGACGAAATCGATGCCAGTCGCGGCGACATGATCGTCCGCACCGGCAATCTGCCCAAAACCAGCGACCGCTTTGATGCAATGCTGGTTTGGATGAACGAAAAAGCGATGAAGCCCGGTCAGACGTATTTATTCAAACATACGACGCAGACCATTCCGGGGACGGTGGATTCGCTGAAGTACCAAGTCGACGTCAACACGTTGCACCGGAACCCGGCGCCGACACTGAACTTGAACGAAATCGGCCGCGTCGCCATTTCGCTCAGCGCACCGATTCACTTCGATGCCTACGCGCGTAACCGTGGCACCGGCGCGTTCATCATCGTCGACCGAATCAGCAATGCGACCATTGCTGCGGGGATGATCCTGGATCGTGATTCCGCCGGTGATCAACGCAGCGTTTGGGAGGATGAAGAATCCGCACGCGGCGAAGGCCAAGACGAACTGTCCGTGGTGTCGCCCGACGAACGGCAGGCACGCTACGGCCAGAAACCGGCCACCGTGTTGCTGACCGGCTTGACCGGCAGCGGCAAGACCGCGATCGCCAAAGCCGTGGAACGAAAACTGTTTGATGCGGGACGTGCGGTCACGGTCATCGATGGCGAACACGTGCGTCGCGGCTTAAGTTTGGATCTCGGGTTCACCGCCGAAGACCGCAGCGAAAATCTTCGCCGCAGTGCTCACCTGGCCCACGCCATCAACGATGCCGGTCTGATTTGCATCGCGTCGTTTGTGGCCCCCAGTGAAGACGTTCGCCAAAAGGTTGCCGGCTTGATTGGCGCCGATCGTTTCTTGGTCGTTCACGTCGACACACCGGTGGAAGTTTGCCGGGAACGCGACACCAAGGGCCAGTACGCTCAAGCCGATGCCGGTGAACTAAAGAACTTCCCTGGTGTCACCGCGACCTACGAAGAACCGCAGTCGCCCGCGTTGAAGCTGGACACCAGCAAGCAAACGGTCGAACAGTGTGCCGACCAAGTCATCGGTTTGTTGGTCGATCAAGGCGTCATCAAGGGCTAGACGTCCACCGGACCTGGCTTTGGCAACGCGGCGAAAGGCATGTCGGAATCGACAATCGCGACGAACCCACAGGCCGCTGGCGGGCGAGTCGCATGGCGGGCGGGATGAAGCAAAATTTGCTTCGGCGCGATGCTGCGGGATAAACTGGGGCTTCGGTTTAACTGCCCGCCGAATGCCCCACCTCCAACGCCTCACGTTTCATGCCTTTGCCCGCCCTTGTCGGCGCCGCGACGCGATTGCGAATCGTCGGGCTGGTCGCCGTACCGTTGTTGATCAGCGGTTTTGACGGTGATCCGCTTTTCGCATCCGATTCCAGTGTCGACTTTGCGACCGACATCCGGCCGTTGTTGTCGGAACACTGTTTTCAATGCCATGGACCCGATCCGGAATCCCGCCAAGCCGATTTGCGTTTGGACATCGGCGATGACGCCGCATGGGTTTTGGACACCGATGCGCCGGATGACAGTGAACTGATCGCTCGCGTGACCAGTGATGATCCAGATCTGTTGATGCCGCCGCCGGAATCCGGCCGACGTCTGGACCCGAAGGAAGTGGATCGGTTGCGGCGTTGGATGGCCGACGGAGCCTCGTTCGAAAGCCACTGGGCATTCACCGCTCCGGTGCAACACCCTGTTCCCAATGTCCATGATCTTGGTTGGGTCAAAAATCCGATCGACCATTTTGTGTTGTCCAAGATCGAATCCGCCGGAAGGAAACCTTCGCCCGTTGCGGATCCGGCGACGTTGCTGCGTCGGTTGTCGTTGGACTTGATCGGGTTGCCCCCGACCCCGGAACAGATTGCCGAATTCACGTCACAGTACGAAAATTCGGGTAGCGCCGATGCGGTCTATCATCGCTGGGTGGATCGCTTGTTGGATTCACCCGCGTATGGCGAACGTTGGAGTCGGGTTTGGTTGGACGCCGCACGGTATGCCGATTCGGACGGGTACGAGAAAGACAAGCCACGACAAGTCTGGTTCTATCGTGATTGGGTGGTCGATTCGCTGAACCAAGACCGCCCCTACGACGACTTCATCATTCGTCAAATCGCCGGCGACCTGCTGCCCGGTGCGACACAGGCGGATCATGTGGCAACCGGGTTCTTGCGAAACTCGATGGTCAACGAAGAAGGCGGCGCGGACCCCGAACAGTTTCGCATGGAAGCGATGTTCGACCGGATGGACGCAATCGGGAAATCCGTCTTGGGTTTAACGATCCAGTGTGCCCAGTGCCACAGCCATAAATACGACCCGATCAGCCATGAAGAGTATTACGGCTTGATGGCGTTCATCAACAACACTGACGATGCCTTTCACGTCGTTTACACACCGGATGAGATCCAACAGCGACGAAGGGTGGTTCGGCAAGTCGACGATATGTATGCGGAAATCCGCAGGGTGACGCCGACATGGCAACGCGACCACCGGTCTTGGCAGAGACAACTGAAAAAGGAACGCCAACCCGTATGGGTAACCCCGACGTTGGAGTTCCTTGATTCGACGATCGGCGGACAGAAATTTTTGCCCCAGGACGATGGATCTTATCTTTGCCAAGGATACGCACCGACGAACTTCAAGCCCAAGATGACCGCTCGATATGACGGCACGCGGTTGTCCGGGATCCGGATCCAAATGCTGACCGATCCGAATTTGCCGCGGGGCGGACCCGGACGCAGCGTCGAAGGAACCTGGGGGCTGAGTGAATTGACTGCGGAGGTCGCTTTTTCGGGTTCACCTGACAAAGTCATTCCCGTCAAGTTCGCCGAGGCTTGGGCGGATCGCCCGACGCCGGAAGCGGATCTGAAGCCGCGGTATGACAACCGCAAAGACACCAAACGCATCATTGGTTCGGTTGATTTTGCAATCGATGGCGATCTGACCACCGCATGGTCCAACGACCTCGGGTTTCCGCTGGCCAATCGCTCGCAATCCGCGTGGTTTCGTTTGGCCGAACCGATTGAAGTGCCCGAGGGTCAGCACGCGATCATTCACGTTTACCTAGCCCAGCGGCACGGCGGCTGGAACAGTGACGATAACCAAACGTTCAACGTCGGCCGATTCAAGCTTTCGTTCACCGGAGACAGCGTTCCATCGCGGTCACCGCTTTCGCCCGATGTCCAGTCGATTTTGGATCTTCCACCGAAGCAGCGAAGCGACCAACAGAACGATCGATTGTTCCGTTCCTGGGTGCGACGACAAACAGATTTGGAATCTTGGCAGCAGGAGATCGATGCTGCGTGGACACAGCATCCGGCCGGCACCACACAATTAACATTATCCGAAAGACCGGGCCAGCGTTTAACGTCGCTGTTGGATCGTGGTGACTTCCTTAGCCCGGTGGCTCCGGTGCAGCCACATGTTCCTTCGTTCCTGCATGCGATGCAGCCGTCCGATGAACCGCCACGGTTGCAGTTCGCCCGGTGGTTGGTGGACCGTGATAGCCCGACGACTCCGCGTTCGATCGTCAATCGGATTTGGCAGGCCTACTTTGGCGTCGGACTGGTGGAAACCAGCGACGACTTGGGGTCGCAGAGTTCACCGCCGTCGCATCCAAAATTGTTGGATTGGTTGGCGGTGGATTTGATGGACAACGGATGGAGCTTAAAACATCTGCATCGCCGGATCGTGACGTCCGCAACGTATCGCCAATCGTCGGTGGCCGCCGATGACATGTTGGCCGAAGACCCGTACAACCGCTTGCTGGCTCGAGGTGCACGCTTTCGCGCGCCGGCCGAAACAGTTCGTGACATCACGTTGGCGGCCGCGGGATTGCTTGATCGTCGTGTCGGCGGCCCCAGTGTCACGCCACCGGCACCCGAGTTCCTATTTTTGCCGCCGGTCAGTTACGGGCCCAAAGTTTGGGACGATGCGGTCGGCGGTGATCGATACCGCCGTGGTTTGTACACGTTCCGCTTCCGCAGCGTCCCCTACCCGATGCTGGAAGCCTTTGATGCGGTGCCCGGAAACACGTCGTGCGTTCGCCGCAGTCGATCCAACACTCCGCTGCAAGCGTTGACCTCGTTGAACGAACCGATGGCGTTTGAGTGTGCGGCGGCAATGGCGGCGGACGTTTTGCTACGTCGCGATGACGACCCATCGGCGATGGATTTGGCTTTCCTGCGATGTACCGGACGCCGACCCGAACCGACCGAGCGAAATGTATTGTTGTCCTTCTTGAATCGTCAACGCGAACGCATCAATGACGGGCAAGTCGATACGGCCCCCTTGCTTGCCGCGATCCCAAAAGCTTTTTCGGCCATTCCGGTCGAAGATTCTGACTTGGCGGCCTGGGTTTTGACGTGTCGCGTGATGTTGAACTTGGACGAGACGATTTCACGGCAATAAGTCGACTGAACAGTTCACCCGGCAATCGTTGCTGTGGTGATCCAACCAAACATGGTGGTGCTTTTAATGCATAACGACCAATTGATATCGGCCAGGGCGACCAGTCGTCGCTGGTTCTTGAAGGAATGCGGCGTGGGGCTTGGGGCAATCGCGGCCCAAAGCCTGATGCAAAGCGATGCCAGTGCGGCATCCGGTCCGTTGGCCGTTAAACCGCCGCATTTTCCGGGCAAGATCAAGAACGTGATCTTTTTGTTCATGGCTGGCGCACCCAGCCATTTGGAATTGTTCGATTACAAACCACAGCTGGCAAAGTTTGATGGAACCTTGCCGCCGGCCGGATTGCTGGACGGTTACCGCGCCGCGTTCATCAATCCAAACTCGAAACTGTTGGGACCGAAATTCAAATTCGCCAAGCACGGACAGTGCGGTGCGGAGATTTCGGAACTGTTGCCGCATACGGCCAAGGTGGCCGACGACCTGACGATTATCAAATCGATGGTCACCGACGCTTTTAATCATGCGCCGGCACAGATCTTGATGAATACCGGGTCGCAGTTGTTCGGCAAGCCCAGTTTGGGGGCTTGGACTTTGTACGGTCTGGGAAGCGAAGCGGAAGACTTGCCCGGTTTTGTTGTCTTCAGCAGCGGTCGAAAAGGCCCCAGCGGCGGGAACAGCAATTGGGGCAGCGGCTTTTTACCGACAGTGTACAACGGCGTGCAGTTGCGAAATGTCGGCGATCCAGTGCTGTACTTGTCCAATCCCGCTGGCATCGATCGGCAGACGCAGCGACAAACGTTGGATGCGATCGGGGCATTGAATCAGCAACATTTGGAACGCGTGAACGATCCCGAAATTGCTACCCGAATCAATTCCTACGAAATGGCGTTTCGGATGCAGGCCAGTGCACCGGAGCTGATGGATTTATCCAGCGAGACCCAGGAGACGTTGGATTTGTACGGAGTGGAACCAGAAAAATCGTCCTTCGCCAAAAACTGTTTGCTGGCACGGCGATTGGTGCAGCGGGGAACGCGTTTCGTCCAGCTATTTCACGAAGCTTGGGACCAGCACGGCGACCTGGTCAACGGCTTGAAACGGAATTGTGGCGACACCGATCAAGCGTGCGCGGCGTTGATCACGGATTTGAAGCGTCGCGGGATGTTGGATGAAACGCTGGTCATCTGGGGCGGGGAATTTGGACGCACGCCGATGGTTCAAGGTGGCGGCGACAATGGGCGTGACCACCACCCCAATGCGTTCACGATGTGGATGGCCGGTGGTGGACTGAAACCTGGTTTGACGATCGGGCAAAGCGACGAATTTGGGTTCAACGTGGTCGAAGACCGGGTTCATGTCCGCGATTTTCACGCCACGATTTTGCATCTGCTGGGATTTGACCACGCGAGGCTAAGTGTGAAATTCCAAGGATTGGACCAACGCTTGACGGGGGTCGAACCGGCACACGTGGTCCAAAAGATCCTTGCTTGATTCAACGATGTTCTTTTGCGTCGACATGGCGGTCGCCTAAGCCAAACACAGTCCGGCACCACACGTCGTCAGCCCCGGAGTCGGAGCGTATGTGGCCGGGGCTGGATCGTATTCGGCAATCGGCAAAGGCATCAAAACTTGTTCGGCCGGAGCCAAACGCACGTCTTCACAGCGGTCCAGGTAGAACTGTCGTGGTTCTTCGCGGCACAGGCACATCGCCAGAACTCGGTCGCGACCGACGAATCGAATCGGGCTGATGGTTCGGTGCGTGCGTCGGCCCTTGCTGTCGACGTAGTCCATTTCGATGACGTAGTGATCGCTGTCTTGCATGGCGCGGCGAAATTCGTTTTTCATCAGTATTCCCCCCGGAACGTTGATTCTGTTTTTGGTGGATGGGGCGGGCGATCACCTTGGCGTTGGCGATTTGCCCACCGGACACAGGTATCATCGCAGGGGCCGTGACAAGTCTGGTCACGAGGTCGAAAACTTTGTGTTTTGCCGCCTATTTACGTGGGAAATCGCTGAATGCGATGGTTGTTGCTGTCCAAGACATGGACGCGACGCCTGGAATCGACCACCAGCCCCCACGGGTGGTGGAACTGTCCATCCTCAAATCCTGGCCCGCCCAAAAT is a genomic window containing:
- a CDS encoding DUF1501 domain-containing protein — translated: MHNDQLISARATSRRWFLKECGVGLGAIAAQSLMQSDASAASGPLAVKPPHFPGKIKNVIFLFMAGAPSHLELFDYKPQLAKFDGTLPPAGLLDGYRAAFINPNSKLLGPKFKFAKHGQCGAEISELLPHTAKVADDLTIIKSMVTDAFNHAPAQILMNTGSQLFGKPSLGAWTLYGLGSEAEDLPGFVVFSSGRKGPSGGNSNWGSGFLPTVYNGVQLRNVGDPVLYLSNPAGIDRQTQRQTLDAIGALNQQHLERVNDPEIATRINSYEMAFRMQASAPELMDLSSETQETLDLYGVEPEKSSFAKNCLLARRLVQRGTRFVQLFHEAWDQHGDLVNGLKRNCGDTDQACAALITDLKRRGMLDETLVIWGGEFGRTPMVQGGGDNGRDHHPNAFTMWMAGGGLKPGLTIGQSDEFGFNVVEDRVHVRDFHATILHLLGFDHARLSVKFQGLDQRLTGVEPAHVVQKILA
- a CDS encoding PSD1 and planctomycete cytochrome C domain-containing protein, producing the protein MPLPALVGAATRLRIVGLVAVPLLISGFDGDPLFASDSSVDFATDIRPLLSEHCFQCHGPDPESRQADLRLDIGDDAAWVLDTDAPDDSELIARVTSDDPDLLMPPPESGRRLDPKEVDRLRRWMADGASFESHWAFTAPVQHPVPNVHDLGWVKNPIDHFVLSKIESAGRKPSPVADPATLLRRLSLDLIGLPPTPEQIAEFTSQYENSGSADAVYHRWVDRLLDSPAYGERWSRVWLDAARYADSDGYEKDKPRQVWFYRDWVVDSLNQDRPYDDFIIRQIAGDLLPGATQADHVATGFLRNSMVNEEGGADPEQFRMEAMFDRMDAIGKSVLGLTIQCAQCHSHKYDPISHEEYYGLMAFINNTDDAFHVVYTPDEIQQRRRVVRQVDDMYAEIRRVTPTWQRDHRSWQRQLKKERQPVWVTPTLEFLDSTIGGQKFLPQDDGSYLCQGYAPTNFKPKMTARYDGTRLSGIRIQMLTDPNLPRGGPGRSVEGTWGLSELTAEVAFSGSPDKVIPVKFAEAWADRPTPEADLKPRYDNRKDTKRIIGSVDFAIDGDLTTAWSNDLGFPLANRSQSAWFRLAEPIEVPEGQHAIIHVYLAQRHGGWNSDDNQTFNVGRFKLSFTGDSVPSRSPLSPDVQSILDLPPKQRSDQQNDRLFRSWVRRQTDLESWQQEIDAAWTQHPAGTTQLTLSERPGQRLTSLLDRGDFLSPVAPVQPHVPSFLHAMQPSDEPPRLQFARWLVDRDSPTTPRSIVNRIWQAYFGVGLVETSDDLGSQSSPPSHPKLLDWLAVDLMDNGWSLKHLHRRIVTSATYRQSSVAADDMLAEDPYNRLLARGARFRAPAETVRDITLAAAGLLDRRVGGPSVTPPAPEFLFLPPVSYGPKVWDDAVGGDRYRRGLYTFRFRSVPYPMLEAFDAVPGNTSCVRRSRSNTPLQALTSLNEPMAFECAAAMAADVLLRRDDDPSAMDLAFLRCTGRRPEPTERNVLLSFLNRQRERINDGQVDTAPLLAAIPKAFSAIPVEDSDLAAWVLTCRVMLNLDETISRQ
- a CDS encoding WYL domain-containing protein, with the translated sequence MKNEFRRAMQDSDHYVIEMDYVDSKGRRTHRTISPIRFVGRDRVLAMCLCREEPRQFYLDRCEDVRLAPAEQVLMPLPIAEYDPAPATYAPTPGLTTCGAGLCLA